The following proteins come from a genomic window of Citrobacter europaeus:
- a CDS encoding DUF2756 family protein codes for MKRLLLLAMLLPFAGFAQPINTMNNPNQPGYQIPSQQRMQTQMQSQQIQQKGMLNQQLQTQTRMQQQHMENQINTNSQRVLQSQPGELNSGQQQMLSNSNGGMLSGTRNPDSSLNKQHMLSEKKNGDMLKPSSTPQPNVPLKTIGP; via the coding sequence ATGAAACGACTCTTACTTTTAGCCATGCTGTTGCCGTTTGCAGGCTTTGCACAGCCTATCAACACCATGAATAACCCGAATCAACCGGGTTATCAGATCCCGAGTCAGCAGCGTATGCAGACGCAAATGCAATCGCAGCAGATTCAACAGAAAGGGATGCTCAACCAGCAGTTGCAAACGCAGACGCGTATGCAGCAACAGCATATGGAAAACCAAATCAACACCAACTCCCAGCGAGTCCTTCAGTCTCAGCCTGGCGAGCTGAATTCCGGTCAGCAGCAGATGCTTTCCAACAGCAACGGTGGGATGTTGAGTGGAACCCGTAACCCGGACAGCTCGCTGAATAAGCAACATATGCTGTCAGAGAAAAAGAACGGCGACATGCTGAAGCCCTCCAGCACGCCGCAGCCTAATGTTCCGTTAAAAACGATTGGACCTTAA
- the ugpQ gene encoding glycerophosphodiester phosphodiesterase: MSYWPYPHIVAHRGGGKLAPENTLAAIDVGARYGHTMIEFDAKLSKDGEIFLLHDDNLERTSNGWGVAGELNWQDLLRVDAGGWFSGEFKGEPLPLLSQVAERCRQHGMMANIEIKPTTGTGTLTGKVVALAARELWAEMTPPLLSSFEIDALEAAQQAAPELPRGLLLDEWREDWRELTTRLGCVSIHLNHKLLDEARVDALRDAGLRILVYTVNRPQRAAELLRWGVDCICTDAIDTIGPDFQPC; this comes from the coding sequence ATGAGTTACTGGCCTTACCCCCATATTGTCGCCCATCGTGGCGGCGGTAAGCTGGCACCGGAAAACACCCTGGCGGCGATCGACGTGGGGGCGCGATACGGGCATACCATGATCGAGTTTGACGCTAAATTGTCGAAAGACGGTGAGATCTTCTTGCTGCATGACGACAACCTGGAGCGAACCAGTAACGGCTGGGGCGTGGCAGGCGAGCTGAACTGGCAGGATTTATTGCGCGTGGACGCCGGCGGCTGGTTTAGCGGTGAGTTTAAAGGTGAACCGCTGCCGCTGCTCTCGCAAGTGGCCGAGCGCTGCCGTCAGCACGGTATGATGGCGAATATTGAAATTAAACCCACAACCGGCACCGGAACCTTAACCGGCAAAGTCGTGGCGCTGGCCGCGCGGGAACTGTGGGCGGAAATGACGCCACCACTGTTGTCATCCTTTGAAATTGATGCGCTTGAAGCGGCGCAGCAGGCGGCGCCTGAACTGCCGAGAGGTTTGCTGCTGGATGAATGGCGCGAAGACTGGCGTGAGCTGACAACGCGGCTTGGCTGCGTCTCTATTCATCTTAATCACAAGCTGCTGGATGAAGCTCGCGTGGATGCGCTGCGCGACGCGGGGCTACGGATACTGGTGTATACCGTCAACCGACCCCAGCGCGCGGCGGAACTGCTACGCTGGGGAGTGGACTGTATCTGTACCGATGCTATTGATACGATTGGTCCGGATTTCCAGCCCTGTTAA
- a CDS encoding sn-glycerol-3-phosphate import ATP-binding protein UgpC produces the protein MAGLKLQAVTKSWDGKTQVIKPLTLDVADGEFIVMVGPSGCGKSTLLRMVAGLERVSGGDIWIDNKRVTEMEPKDRGIAMVFQNYALYPHMSVEENMAWGLKIRGMGKEHIAERVKEAARILELGELLKRRPRELSGGQRQRVAMGRAIVRDPAVFLFDEPLSNLDAKLRVQMRLELQHLHRRLKTTSLYVTHDQVEAMTLAQRVMVMNKGIAEQVGTPVEVYEKPASRFVASFIGSPAMNLLDGRISAAGTHFELDDGMTLPIGRSTRVSGGRNMTLGIRPEHIALSSQAEGGVPLVVDTLEMLGADNLAHGRWGEQKLVVRLAHQHRPTAGSTLWLHLPENHLHLFDGETGQRV, from the coding sequence ATGGCAGGACTCAAACTACAGGCGGTAACCAAAAGCTGGGACGGCAAAACCCAGGTGATTAAACCGCTGACGCTGGACGTCGCGGACGGGGAATTTATCGTCATGGTCGGGCCATCTGGCTGCGGCAAATCTACGCTACTGCGGATGGTGGCCGGGCTTGAGCGGGTGAGCGGCGGCGATATCTGGATTGATAATAAGCGCGTTACCGAGATGGAGCCGAAGGATCGCGGCATTGCGATGGTCTTTCAGAACTACGCGCTCTACCCGCATATGAGCGTGGAAGAAAACATGGCCTGGGGGCTGAAAATCCGCGGGATGGGTAAGGAGCATATTGCCGAACGGGTGAAAGAGGCGGCGCGTATTCTTGAGCTGGGTGAACTGCTCAAGCGTCGTCCGCGCGAGCTTTCCGGCGGACAGCGCCAGCGCGTGGCGATGGGGCGGGCGATTGTCCGCGACCCGGCGGTATTCCTGTTTGATGAACCGCTTTCCAATCTCGATGCCAAGCTGCGCGTACAGATGCGTCTCGAGTTACAACATCTGCATCGCCGCCTGAAAACCACTTCGCTGTACGTGACGCACGATCAGGTTGAAGCGATGACGCTCGCCCAGCGGGTGATGGTGATGAACAAAGGCATTGCCGAGCAGGTAGGTACGCCGGTTGAGGTGTATGAAAAACCAGCCAGCCGCTTTGTGGCGAGTTTTATCGGCAGCCCGGCGATGAACCTGCTGGACGGGCGCATCAGCGCCGCGGGTACCCATTTTGAGCTTGACGACGGTATGACGTTGCCGATCGGCAGAAGCACCAGAGTGTCTGGTGGGCGTAATATGACGCTGGGTATCCGCCCGGAGCATATTGCGCTAAGCTCGCAGGCCGAAGGCGGCGTGCCGCTGGTTGTCGACACGCTGGAAATGCTGGGAGCGGATAACCTGGCACATGGACGTTGGGGTGAGCAAAAGCTGGTGGTGCGACTGGCGCATCAGCATCGCCCGACGGCAGGCAGCACGCTGTGGCTGCATCTGCCAGAAAATCATCTGCATCTTTTTGATGGCGAAACAGGACAACGCGTATGA
- the ugpE gene encoding sn-glycerol-3-phosphate ABC transporter permease UgpE, whose translation MIENRRGLTIFSHAMLIMGIMVILFPLYVAFVAATLDNKAVFETPMTLVPGTQLLENMKYIWVNGVGVNSAPFWLMMLNSFIMAFSITVGKITVSMLSAFAIVWFRFPLRNLFFWMIFITLMLPVEVRIFPTVEVIANLKMLDSYAGLTLPLMASATATFLFRQFFMTLSDELVEAARIDGASPMRFFRDIVLPLSKTNLAALFVITFIYGWNQYLWPLLIITDVNLGTAVAGIKGMIATGEGTTQWNQVMAAMLLTLIPPVIIVLAMQRAFVRGLVDSEK comes from the coding sequence ATGATTGAGAACCGTCGTGGGCTGACAATATTCAGCCATGCCATGTTGATTATGGGGATCATGGTGATCCTGTTTCCGCTGTACGTTGCGTTTGTCGCGGCGACGCTGGACAACAAAGCGGTGTTTGAAACGCCGATGACGCTGGTGCCCGGCACACAGCTACTGGAAAACATGAAATACATCTGGGTCAACGGCGTGGGCGTCAATAGCGCGCCGTTCTGGCTGATGATGCTCAACAGTTTCATTATGGCGTTCAGTATTACGGTAGGCAAAATCACCGTTTCTATGCTCTCCGCATTCGCCATCGTCTGGTTCCGTTTTCCGCTGCGCAACCTGTTCTTCTGGATGATTTTTATCACCCTGATGCTGCCGGTTGAGGTGCGTATTTTCCCGACGGTGGAGGTTATTGCCAACCTGAAAATGCTCGACAGCTATGCGGGTCTGACGCTGCCGTTGATGGCATCGGCTACTGCGACCTTCTTGTTTCGGCAGTTCTTTATGACCCTGTCGGATGAACTGGTTGAGGCGGCGCGTATTGACGGTGCGTCACCGATGCGTTTTTTCCGCGATATCGTACTACCGCTGTCAAAAACCAACCTGGCGGCGCTGTTCGTTATCACCTTTATCTACGGCTGGAACCAGTATCTGTGGCCGTTGTTAATTATTACCGACGTCAATTTGGGCACTGCAGTGGCGGGTATCAAAGGCATGATTGCCACCGGTGAAGGCACCACCCAATGGAATCAGGTAATGGCAGCCATGCTGCTAACGCTTATCCCTCCGGTAATCATCGTGTTAGCCATGCAGCGCGCGTTTGTACGTGGTTTAGTGGACAGTGAGAAATAA
- the ugpA gene encoding sn-glycerol-3-phosphate ABC transporter permease UgpA, whose translation MSSSRPVFRSRWLPYLLVAPQLVITVIFFIWPAGEALWYSLQSVDPFGLSSQFVGLENFVALFHDPYYLDSFWTTIKFSTFVTVSGLLVSLFFAALVNYVVRGSRFYQTLMLLPYAVAPAVAAVLWIFLFNPGRGLITHFLGEFGYDWNHAQNSGQAMFLVVFASVWKQISYNFLFFFAALQSIPRSLIEAAAIDGAGPVRRFFKLALPLIAPVSFFLLVVNLVYAFFDTFPVIDAATAGGPVQATTTLIYKIYREGFVGLDLSASAAQSVVLMFLVIILTVVQFRYVESKVRYQ comes from the coding sequence ATGTCTTCATCCCGTCCGGTATTCCGCTCGCGTTGGCTTCCCTATTTGCTGGTGGCTCCGCAGCTGGTTATCACCGTTATTTTCTTTATCTGGCCCGCCGGTGAAGCGCTGTGGTATTCGTTGCAATCCGTTGATCCGTTTGGTCTTTCCAGCCAGTTTGTCGGACTGGAGAACTTTGTCGCGCTGTTTCATGACCCGTACTACCTTGATTCGTTCTGGACCACCATTAAGTTCAGTACGTTCGTCACGGTAAGCGGTCTGCTGGTGTCGTTGTTTTTTGCGGCGCTGGTGAATTACGTGGTGCGTGGCAGTCGTTTTTACCAGACGCTGATGCTGTTGCCTTATGCCGTCGCGCCCGCCGTCGCCGCCGTATTGTGGATCTTCCTGTTTAACCCAGGACGCGGACTGATTACCCATTTTCTCGGTGAGTTTGGCTATGACTGGAACCATGCGCAAAACAGCGGTCAGGCGATGTTCCTGGTGGTGTTTGCGTCGGTCTGGAAGCAGATTAGTTACAACTTCCTGTTCTTCTTTGCCGCACTGCAGTCTATTCCGCGGTCGCTGATTGAGGCCGCCGCGATTGATGGCGCAGGGCCGGTTCGCCGCTTCTTTAAGCTGGCGTTGCCGCTGATAGCCCCGGTCAGCTTCTTTCTGCTGGTGGTGAATCTGGTTTATGCCTTCTTTGATACTTTCCCGGTGATCGATGCCGCCACGGCGGGTGGCCCGGTACAGGCGACCACTACGTTGATTTATAAGATCTATCGCGAAGGGTTTGTTGGGCTGGATCTCTCCGCTTCGGCCGCGCAATCGGTGGTGCTGATGTTCCTGGTCATTATTTTGACGGTGGTGCAGTTCCGCTATGTGGAAAGTAAGGTGCGTTACCAATGA
- the ugpB gene encoding sn-glycerol-3-phosphate ABC transporter substrate-binding protein UgpB, whose amino-acid sequence MISLRHTALGLALSLAFAGQALAVTTIPFWHSMEGELGKEVDSLAQRFNAANPDYKIVPQYKGNYEQSLSAGIAAFRTGNAPALLQVYEVGTATMMASKAIKPVYEVFKEAGINFDESQFVPTVSGYYTDSKSGHLLSQPFNSSTPVLYYNKDAFKKAGLDPEQPPKTWQDLAEYTAKLKAAGMKCGYASGWQGWIQIENFSAWNGLPVATKNNGFDGTDAVLEFNKPEQVKHIALLEELNKKGDFSYFGRKDESTEKFYNGDCAITTASSGSLADIRHYAKFNYGVGMMPYDADVKGAPQNAIIGGASLWVMQGKDKATYEGVAQFLNFLAKPEIAAEWHQKTGYLPITTAAYDLTREQGFYDKNPGADIATRQMLNKPPLPFTKGLRLGNMPQIRTIVDEELESVWTGKKTPQQALDTAVERGNQLLRRFEQSTKS is encoded by the coding sequence ATGATATCGTTACGACATACAGCTTTAGGACTGGCACTTAGCCTGGCATTTGCAGGTCAGGCACTGGCGGTCACCACTATCCCGTTCTGGCACTCAATGGAAGGCGAACTGGGTAAAGAAGTTGACTCACTGGCGCAACGTTTTAATGCCGCCAATCCCGACTACAAAATTGTTCCGCAGTACAAAGGCAACTACGAGCAAAGCCTGAGCGCAGGTATTGCCGCCTTCCGTACCGGAAACGCGCCTGCGCTGCTGCAGGTTTATGAAGTGGGTACGGCAACAATGATGGCCTCGAAAGCCATTAAACCGGTCTATGAAGTCTTCAAAGAGGCCGGCATTAACTTCGATGAGTCTCAGTTCGTACCGACCGTTTCCGGTTACTACACCGACTCTAAAAGTGGGCACTTGCTCTCCCAGCCGTTTAACAGCTCCACTCCGGTGCTGTACTACAACAAAGATGCCTTCAAAAAAGCCGGTTTAGACCCGGAGCAGCCGCCGAAAACCTGGCAGGATCTGGCGGAATACACCGCGAAGCTGAAAGCCGCAGGAATGAAGTGCGGTTACGCCAGCGGCTGGCAGGGATGGATTCAGATTGAAAACTTCAGCGCCTGGAACGGTCTGCCGGTAGCAACCAAAAACAACGGTTTTGACGGTACTGACGCGGTGCTGGAGTTCAATAAACCGGAACAGGTGAAACATATCGCCCTGCTGGAAGAGCTGAACAAAAAAGGGGATTTCAGCTACTTTGGGCGTAAAGATGAGTCCACCGAGAAGTTCTATAACGGGGATTGTGCCATTACCACCGCCTCTTCTGGTTCTCTGGCTGACATCCGTCACTACGCTAAATTCAACTATGGCGTCGGAATGATGCCGTACGATGCCGACGTGAAGGGCGCACCGCAGAATGCGATTATCGGTGGGGCCAGCCTGTGGGTTATGCAGGGTAAAGACAAAGCAACTTACGAAGGCGTGGCGCAGTTCCTCAACTTCCTGGCGAAGCCTGAAATTGCTGCCGAATGGCACCAGAAGACCGGCTATCTGCCCATCACCACTGCTGCCTACGACCTGACCCGCGAGCAGGGCTTCTATGATAAGAACCCAGGGGCTGATATCGCCACTCGCCAGATGCTGAACAAGCCGCCGTTGCCGTTCACCAAAGGGCTGCGTCTGGGCAACATGCCGCAGATCCGCACTATCGTGGATGAAGAGCTGGAAAGCGTCTGGACCGGGAAGAAAACCCCGCAGCAGGCGTTGGATACCGCCGTTGAACGTGGCAATCAGTTACTGCGTCGTTTTGAGCAATCGACCAAGTCTTAA
- the livF gene encoding high-affinity branched-chain amino acid ABC transporter ATP-binding protein LivF — MDNVMLSFDKVSAHYGKIQALHDVSLYINQGEIVTLIGANGAGKTTLLGTLCGDPRATSGRIVFDGKDITDWQTAKIMREAVAIVPEGRRVFSRMTVEENLAMGGFFAEKDQFQERIKWVYDLFPRLHERRIQRAGTMSGGEQQMLAIGRALMSQPRLLLLDEPSLGLAPIIIQQIFNTIEQLREQGMTIFLVEQNANQALKLADRGYVLENGHVVLEDTGDALLANEAVRSAYLGG, encoded by the coding sequence ATGGATAACGTGATGTTATCGTTCGACAAAGTCAGCGCCCACTACGGCAAGATACAGGCGCTGCACGATGTCAGCTTGTATATCAACCAGGGTGAAATCGTTACCCTGATTGGCGCCAACGGCGCGGGAAAAACCACGCTGCTCGGTACGTTATGCGGCGATCCGCGTGCGACCAGCGGGCGAATTGTCTTTGATGGTAAAGACATTACCGACTGGCAGACGGCGAAAATCATGCGCGAAGCGGTCGCGATTGTTCCGGAAGGGCGTCGCGTGTTTTCCCGCATGACGGTCGAAGAGAACCTGGCGATGGGCGGCTTCTTTGCCGAAAAGGACCAGTTTCAGGAACGCATCAAATGGGTGTATGACCTGTTTCCTCGCCTGCATGAGCGTCGAATTCAGCGTGCGGGAACGATGTCCGGCGGTGAACAACAGATGCTGGCGATAGGTCGTGCGCTGATGAGCCAGCCGAGGCTGCTACTGCTTGATGAACCGTCGCTGGGTCTGGCACCGATTATCATCCAGCAGATTTTTAACACCATCGAGCAGTTGCGCGAGCAGGGGATGACCATCTTCCTCGTTGAACAGAACGCTAACCAGGCACTGAAGCTCGCCGATCGCGGCTACGTGCTGGAAAACGGTCATGTGGTGCTGGAAGACACCGGTGATGCGTTACTGGCTAACGAAGCGGTGCGCAGCGCGTATCTGGGCGGTTAA
- the livG gene encoding high-affinity branched-chain amino acid ABC transporter ATP-binding protein LivG has translation MSQPLLSVNGLMMRFGGLLAVNNVELELRPQEIVSLIGPNGAGKTTVFNCLTGFYKPTGGTIKLRDQHLEGLPGQQIARMGVVRTFQHVRLFREMTVIENLLVAQHQQLKTGVFSGLLKTPSFRRAQSEALDRAATWLARIGLLEHANRQASNLAYGDQRRLEIARCMVTQPEILMLDEPAAGLNPKETKELDELIAELRNHHNTTILLIEHDMKLVMGISDRIYVVNQGTPLANGTPEQIRNNPDVIRAYLGEA, from the coding sequence ATGAGTCAGCCATTATTATCCGTTAACGGCCTGATGATGCGCTTCGGCGGTCTGCTGGCGGTAAACAACGTTGAGCTGGAACTGCGTCCGCAGGAAATCGTCTCGTTAATCGGGCCAAACGGCGCGGGGAAAACCACGGTCTTTAACTGTCTGACCGGTTTTTATAAACCGACAGGCGGCACGATTAAGCTGCGCGACCAGCATCTGGAAGGGCTGCCGGGCCAGCAAATTGCGCGTATGGGCGTGGTGCGTACTTTCCAGCACGTGCGTCTGTTTCGCGAAATGACGGTGATTGAAAACCTGCTGGTGGCGCAACATCAGCAGCTGAAAACCGGTGTCTTCTCCGGTCTGTTGAAAACTCCGTCGTTCCGTCGCGCGCAGAGTGAAGCGTTGGATCGCGCCGCCACCTGGCTTGCGCGTATTGGTTTGCTGGAGCATGCCAACCGGCAGGCCAGTAACCTGGCCTACGGCGATCAGCGCCGTCTGGAGATTGCCCGCTGCATGGTGACCCAGCCGGAAATCCTGATGCTCGACGAACCCGCCGCAGGCCTCAATCCGAAAGAGACCAAAGAATTGGACGAGCTGATTGCTGAACTGCGTAACCATCACAACACTACCATTTTGTTGATTGAGCACGATATGAAGCTGGTGATGGGGATTTCCGACCGTATTTACGTGGTGAACCAGGGCACGCCGCTGGCGAACGGGACGCCGGAACAGATTCGTAATAACCCGGATGTTATCCGCGCCTATTTAGGAGAAGCATAA
- the livM gene encoding branched chain amino acid ABC transporter permease LivM, with protein MKPMHFAMALLSAAMFFILAGVFMGVQLELDGTKLVVDTAADIRWQWVFIGTGVVFLFQLLRPAFQKGLKSVSGPKFILPAIDGSTVKQKLFLVALLVIAVAWPFMVSRGTVDIATLTMIYIILGLGLNVVVGLSGLLVLGYGGFYAIGAYTFALLNHYYGLGFWTCLPLAGLVSAAAGFLLGFPVLRLRGDYLAIVTLGFGEIVRILLLNNTEVTGGPNGISQIPKPTFFGLEFSRTAREGGWDTFSNFFNVKYDPSDRVIFLYLVALLLVVFSLFVINRLLRMPLGRAWEALREDEIACRSLGLNPTRIKLTAFTISAAFAGFAGTLFAARQGFVSPESFTFAESAFVLAIVVLGGMGSQFAVILAAILLVVSRELMRDFNEYSMLMLGGLMVLMMIWRPQGLLPMTRPQLKLKNGEAKGEQA; from the coding sequence ATGAAACCGATGCATTTTGCAATGGCGCTGCTTTCCGCCGCTATGTTCTTCATTCTGGCGGGCGTCTTTATGGGCGTTCAACTGGAACTTGACGGCACCAAACTGGTGGTGGATACCGCTGCGGATATCCGCTGGCAGTGGGTATTTATCGGCACTGGCGTGGTCTTTCTCTTTCAACTGTTGCGTCCTGCTTTCCAGAAGGGGCTGAAGAGCGTCTCCGGACCGAAGTTTATTCTGCCGGCGATTGATGGCTCCACCGTTAAACAGAAGCTGTTCCTGGTGGCGCTGCTGGTGATTGCCGTGGCGTGGCCGTTTATGGTGTCGCGCGGAACGGTGGATATCGCCACGCTGACGATGATTTATATCATCCTCGGCCTCGGCTTAAACGTGGTAGTGGGGCTTTCCGGCCTGCTGGTGCTGGGCTACGGCGGCTTCTATGCCATCGGCGCTTACACCTTCGCACTGCTGAACCATTATTACGGACTCGGCTTCTGGACCTGTCTGCCGCTGGCAGGGCTGGTTTCCGCTGCTGCGGGCTTCCTGCTCGGCTTCCCGGTACTGCGCCTGCGCGGTGATTATCTGGCTATTGTGACGTTAGGCTTCGGCGAAATCGTCCGTATCCTGCTGCTCAACAACACCGAAGTGACCGGTGGCCCAAATGGTATCAGCCAGATCCCGAAACCCACCTTTTTCGGTCTGGAGTTCAGCCGTACCGCCCGTGAAGGCGGCTGGGATACTTTCAGCAACTTCTTTAATGTGAAGTACGATCCGTCTGACCGCGTCATTTTCCTCTATCTGGTGGCGCTGCTGCTGGTGGTCTTCTCGCTGTTTGTCATCAACCGTCTACTGCGTATGCCGTTGGGCCGTGCGTGGGAAGCGCTGCGTGAAGATGAAATTGCCTGTCGCTCGCTGGGCTTAAACCCTACGCGCATCAAGCTGACCGCCTTTACCATCAGCGCTGCGTTCGCGGGTTTTGCCGGTACGCTGTTTGCTGCGCGCCAGGGTTTTGTCAGCCCGGAATCGTTCACCTTTGCCGAGTCGGCCTTTGTGCTGGCGATTGTGGTACTGGGCGGAATGGGCTCACAGTTTGCGGTGATCCTCGCGGCTATCCTGCTGGTGGTGTCACGTGAGCTAATGCGTGATTTCAACGAATACAGCATGTTAATGCTGGGTGGTTTAATGGTACTGATGATGATCTGGCGTCCGCAGGGCTTGTTGCCGATGACCCGTCCGCAGTTGAAGCTGAAAAACGGGGAAGCGAAAGGAGAGCAGGCATGA
- the livH gene encoding high-affinity branched-chain amino acid ABC transporter permease LivH has product MSEQFLYFLQQMFNGVTLGSTYALIAIGYTMVYGIIGMINFAHGEVYMIGSYVSFMIIAALMMMGIDSSWLLVAAGFVGAIVIASAYGWSIERVAYRPVRSSKRLIALISAIGMSIFLQNYVSLTEGSRDVALPSLFNGQWTIGSSENFSASITTMQLVIWIVTFLAMLALTIFIRYSRMGRACRACAEDLKMASLLGINTDRVIALTFVIGAAMAAVAGVLLGQFYGVINPYIGFMAGMKAFTAAVLGGIGSIPGAMIGGLILGVAEALSSAYLSTEYKDVVSFALLILVLLVMPTGILGRPEVEKV; this is encoded by the coding sequence ATGTCCGAGCAGTTCCTCTATTTCTTGCAGCAGATGTTTAACGGCGTCACGCTGGGAAGCACCTACGCGCTGATCGCTATCGGTTACACGATGGTGTACGGCATTATCGGCATGATCAACTTCGCCCACGGCGAGGTGTATATGATCGGCAGCTATGTTTCCTTTATGATCATCGCTGCGCTAATGATGATGGGTATTGATTCCAGTTGGCTACTGGTCGCGGCGGGTTTCGTCGGCGCGATTGTGATTGCCAGCGCCTACGGTTGGAGTATTGAACGCGTGGCGTATCGGCCCGTGCGCAGCTCCAAGCGCCTGATTGCGCTGATTTCCGCCATCGGGATGTCTATCTTCCTGCAAAACTACGTCAGCCTCACCGAAGGTTCGCGTGATGTGGCGCTGCCCAGCCTGTTCAACGGCCAGTGGACTATCGGCAGTAGCGAAAACTTCTCTGCGTCTATCACCACCATGCAGTTGGTTATCTGGATTGTAACCTTCCTGGCGATGCTGGCGCTGACGATTTTCATCCGCTATTCGCGTATGGGTCGCGCCTGTCGTGCCTGCGCGGAAGATCTGAAGATGGCCAGCCTGCTCGGTATTAACACCGATCGCGTGATTGCGCTGACCTTTGTGATTGGCGCGGCAATGGCGGCGGTAGCGGGCGTACTGCTCGGTCAGTTCTACGGGGTAATTAACCCGTACATCGGCTTTATGGCCGGGATGAAGGCCTTTACCGCGGCGGTACTGGGCGGTATTGGCAGTATTCCTGGCGCGATGATCGGCGGCCTGATTCTGGGCGTCGCCGAAGCGCTCTCCTCTGCTTATCTGAGTACCGAATACAAAGACGTGGTGTCGTTCGCGCTGCTGATTCTGGTGCTGCTGGTGATGCCGACCGGTATTCTGGGTCGCCCGGAGGTAGAGAAAGTATGA
- the livK gene encoding high-affinity branched-chain amino acid ABC transporter substrate-binding protein LivK, with translation MKRNAKTIIAGVIALAMSHAVMAEDIKVAVVGAMSGPVAQWGDMEFNGARQAIKDINAKGGVKGDKLVAVEYDDACDPKQAVAVANKIVNDGIQYVIGHLCSSSTQPASDIYEDEGILMISPGATNPELTQRGYAHIMRTAGLDSSQGPTAAKYILEKVKPQRIAIIHDKQQYGEGLARSVQDSLKAGKGNIVFFDGITAGEKDFSALIARLKKENIDFVYYGGYYPEMGQMLRQARSVGLKTQFMGPEGVGNASLSNIAGDAAEGMLVTMPKRYDQDPANKAIVDALKADKKDPTGPYVWITYAAVQSLATAMDRSSSKEPLDLVKDLKAHGADTVIGPLKWDEKGDLKGFEFGVFQWHADGSSTVAK, from the coding sequence ATGAAACGGAATGCGAAAACAATCATCGCAGGGGTGATAGCACTGGCAATGTCGCATGCGGTCATGGCGGAAGATATCAAGGTCGCTGTTGTTGGCGCGATGTCAGGTCCGGTCGCGCAGTGGGGTGATATGGAATTTAATGGCGCACGTCAGGCCATAAAAGATATCAATGCCAAAGGTGGAGTCAAAGGCGACAAACTGGTCGCTGTGGAATATGACGACGCTTGCGATCCAAAACAAGCCGTTGCGGTAGCGAACAAAATCGTCAATGACGGCATTCAGTACGTTATTGGTCATCTGTGCTCATCTTCTACGCAGCCTGCATCAGATATCTATGAAGATGAAGGCATTCTGATGATTTCTCCTGGCGCAACCAATCCAGAACTGACCCAGCGCGGTTATGCACACATTATGCGTACAGCGGGCCTGGACTCCTCTCAGGGGCCGACCGCCGCGAAATACATCCTGGAGAAAGTGAAGCCGCAGCGCATCGCCATCATTCACGATAAACAGCAATACGGTGAAGGCCTGGCGCGTTCAGTTCAGGACAGCCTGAAAGCGGGCAAAGGCAACATCGTCTTCTTCGATGGGATCACCGCCGGGGAAAAAGATTTTTCTGCGCTGATCGCCCGCCTGAAAAAAGAAAATATCGACTTTGTTTATTACGGCGGCTACTACCCGGAAATGGGGCAAATGCTGCGCCAGGCGCGTTCTGTCGGGCTGAAAACCCAGTTTATGGGACCAGAGGGCGTCGGCAATGCGTCGCTGTCTAACATCGCCGGTGATGCCGCTGAAGGCATGCTGGTGACCATGCCAAAACGCTATGACCAGGATCCGGCGAATAAAGCTATCGTCGATGCGCTCAAAGCTGACAAGAAAGATCCAACCGGTCCGTACGTGTGGATCACTTATGCAGCAGTCCAGTCATTGGCAACTGCAATGGATCGCAGCAGTAGCAAAGAGCCGTTGGACCTGGTGAAAGATCTGAAAGCACACGGGGCTGATACCGTGATTGGGCCGCTGAAATGGGACGAAAAAGGCGATTTGAAGGGATTTGAGTTTGGTGTCTTCCAGTGGCACGCGGACGGATCATCGACCGTCGCGAAGTAA